One Diceros bicornis minor isolate mBicDic1 chromosome 26, mDicBic1.mat.cur, whole genome shotgun sequence DNA segment encodes these proteins:
- the CHTF18 gene encoding chromosome transmission fidelity protein 18 homolog isoform X4, protein MEDYEPELYGVEDDFHSQFAAELEVLAELEGSAGLSPCGGPRPTFEEAVAGGGAATHCFPGGPPENRTGGARKRQLAADVQRDRSLPPSTSAGTSGVGVGCEAGEALLFLPCVSPAPKVKRPRLEAVKRLNFATDYMQEPLVPDSPSRDITPPPSPEVPAELWGEGPLDAGAGACLTQVSSAARNPVLRRPPVLEDYINVTSTGGDRAFLVLRADPVGTGVQSPYLDIRWRSRGQLDLLGVSFSSLKEQVDSERRQQLLEEAQRLSDTLRSFKPEEAEEEAQPSGAPEEEPASSQDASQHCLWVDEFAPQRYTELLSDDFTNRCLLKWLKLWDLVVFGRERPTRKPRPSVEPARVGKEATASSKWKSHEQVLEEMLEAELDPSQRPRQKVALLCGPPGLGKTTLAHVIAQHAGYCVVEMNASDDRSPEAFRTRIEAATQMESVLGTSGKPNCLVIDEIDGAPTAAINVLLSILDRKGPQEPELAGLALPMGGGRRHRVAAGLLMRPIICICNDQFAPALRQLKQQAFVLHFPPTLPSRLVQRLQEISLRQGMQADPGALAALCEKTDNDIRACINTLQFLHGRGQRELSVRAVQTTHIGLKDQRKGLFSVWQEVFQLPRVQRRRVGQDPTLPTHVLLLVDRHTGLGPHAAEAPLSMASQRFYHVLHLATSAGEHEKVVQGLFDNFLRLRLRDSSLGTVCAALDWLAFDDLLGRAAHHGQSFQLLRYLPFLPVAFHLLFASSHVPRIAFPSSQQEAQNRTTRMQNLIQTLVSGIAPATRSRVAPQALVLDALCLLLDILSPKMRPVSTQLYSAREKQQLASLVGTMLTYSLTYRQERMPDGQYVYRLEPPGEVPFSCPRTLGETEARGGLFPPLQGWDAAVPGLGPILQECGGGLPLSRAACPQAAHLPGQAAHRPRDPSGEDAAGGGLSLGWGQPPGGQGSPQGRRPAGERWGKRGAATHPAWP, encoded by the exons ATGGAAGACTATGAACCGGAGCTGTATGGTGTCGAGGATGATTTCCACAGCCAGTTCGCGGCCGAGCTCGAGGTGCTGGCCGAGCTGGAAG GGAGCGCGGGCCTGTCACCCTGCGGGGGCCCCCGGCCCACGTTCGAGGAGGCCGTGGCTGGAGGGGGCGCTGCCACTCACTGTTTTCCCGGTGGACCTCCAGAGAACCGCACGGGCGGTGCCAGGAAGAGGCAGCTGGCCGCCGACGTCCAGAGGGACAGGTCCTTGCCCCCCAGTACGTCCGCAGGGACCtcgggcgtgggggtggggtgcGAGGCCGGGGAAGCGCTTCTGTTCCTTCCGTGTGTCTCCCCAGCCCCCAAGGTCAAGCGGCCCAGGCTGGAGGCCGTGAAGAGGCTGAACTTCGCGACCGACTACATGCAAGAGCCCCTGGTTCCTGACTCCCCGTCTCGGGACATCACCCCCCCACCGAGTCCCGAGGTCCCCGCTGAGCTGTGGGGTGAAGG GCCTTTGGATGCTGGTGCCGGTGCGTGTCTCACACAAGTCTCGTCTGCTGCCCGCAACCCTGTCCTGAGGCGGCCCCCTGTCCTGGAGGACTACATCAACGTCACGTCTACAGGCGGCGACCGGGCTTTTCTGGTGCTGCGGGCTGACCCAGTGGGCACGGGGGTGCAG AGCCCTTACCTTGACATCCGGTGGCGCAGCCGTGGCCAGCTGGACCTGCTGGGTGTGTCCTTCTCCTCCCTGAAGGAGCAGGTGGATAGTGAG CGGCGGCAGCAGCTGCTCGAGGAGGCCCAGCGGCTCTCAGACACGCTGCGCAG CTTCAAGCCGGAGGAGGCGGAGGAAGAGGCCCAGCCCTCGGGGGCCCCTGAGGAGGAGCCGGCCAGCAGCCAAGACGCCTCCCAGCACTGCCTCTGGGTGGATGAGTTCGCGCCCCAGCGCTACACGGAGCTGCTCAGTGACGAT TTCACCAACCGCTGCCTGCTCAAGTGGCTGAAACTGTGGGACCTGGTGGTGTTTGGCCGAGAGAGGCCCACCCGGAAGCCCAGGCCTAGTGTGGAGCCGGCTCGGGTTGGCAAGGAGGCCACAGCGTCCAGCAAGTGGAAAAGCCACGAGCAGGTGCTGGAGGAGATGCTGGAGGCCGAGCTGGACCCAAGCCAGCGGCCTCGGCAGAAG GTGGCGCTGCTGTGTGGGCCCCCTGGACTGGGCAAGACCACCCTGGCCCACGTGATCGCGCAGCATGCAGGGTACTGTGTGGTGGAGATGAATGCGAG CGATGACCGCAGTCCTGAGGCCTTCCGCACGCGCATCGAGGCAGCCACGCAGATGGAGTCAGTGCTGGGCACCAGCGGGAAGCCCAACTGTCTGGTCATCGACGAGATCGACGGGGCCCCCACG GCTGCCATCAACGTTCTCCTGAGCATCCTGGACCGCAAAGGCCCGCAGGAGCCAGAGCTGGCAGGCCTGGCCTTGCCCATGGGTGGGGGGCGGCGGCACCGGGTGGCAGCGGGGCTCCTGATGAGACCCATCATCTGCATCTGTAACGACCA GTTTGCGCCCGCCCTGCGGCAGCTGAAGCAGCAGGCCTTTGTACTCCATTTCCCGCCCACTCTGCCCTCACGGCTCGTGCAGCGGCTCCAGGAG ATCTCCCTGCGGCAGGGCATGCAGGCCGACCCGGGCGCACTGGCGGCCCTTTGTGAGAAGACGGACAATGACATCCGGGCCTGCATCAACACTCTGCAG TTCCTGCACGGGCGGGGCCAGCGGGAGCTGAGCGTGCGGGCCGTGCAGACCACGCACATCGGCCTCAAGGATCAGCGCAAGGGGCTGTTCTCCGTGTGGCAGGAGGTCTTCCAGCTGCCCCGGGTCcagag GCGACGCGTGGGCCAGGACCCAACCCTGCCCACCCACGTGCTCCTGCTTGTGGACAGGCACACTGGCCTGGGGCCCCACGCGGCCGAGGCGCCCCTGAGCATGGCCTCACAGCGGTTCTACCACGTTCTGCACTTGGCCACCTCTGCTGGCGAGCACGAGAAGGTGGTCCAG GGCCTGTTTGACAACTTCCTGCGGCTGCGGCTGCGGGACTCCAGCTTGGGCACCGTGTGTGCAGCCCTCGACTGGCTGGCCTTCGATGACCTGCTGGGCCGGGCCGCCCACCACGGCCAGAGCTTCCAGCTGCTGCGCTACCTGCCCTTCCTGCCTGTGGCCTTCCACCTGCTCTTTGCCTCCAGCCACGTGCCAAGGATCGCCTTCCCCAGCAGCCAGCAGGAG GCCCAGAACCGGACGACCCGGATGCAGAACCTGATCCAGACGCTGGTGTCGGGCATCGCGCCAGCCACCCGCAGCCGGGTGGCACCCCAGGCCCTTGTCTTGGAtgccctctgcctgctcctggACATTCTCTCGCCCAAGATGCGCCCC GTGAGCACACAGCTGTACAGTGCCCGCGAGAAGCAGCAGCTGGCCAGCCTCGTGGGCACCATGCTGACCTACAGCCTGACCTACCGTCAGGAGCGCATGCCTGACGGGCAATATGTCTACAGGCTGGAGCC CCCTGGGGAGGTTCCCTTCTCATGCCCACGTAcccttggggaaactgaggctcggggcGGCTTGTTCCCTCCGCTACAGGGCTGGGATGCGGCAGTGCCAGGACTGGGCCCCATATTGCAG GAATGTGGAGGAGGTCTGCCACTTTCCCGAGCTGCCTGTCCGCAAGCCGCTCACCTACCAGGCCAAGCAGCTCATCGCCCGAGAGATCCAAGTGGAGAAGATGCGGCGGGTGGAGGCCTTAGCCTGGGCTGGGGTCAGCCCCCAG GTGGACAAGGGTCCCCCCAGGGCCGACGGCCTGCTGGGGAGCGCTGGGGGAAAAGAGGCGCAGCCACCCACCCCGCATGGCCATGA